One Diadema setosum chromosome 8, eeDiaSeto1, whole genome shotgun sequence genomic window carries:
- the LOC140231389 gene encoding uncharacterized protein — protein sequence MSGSGVSRLVTILQLADTGFPTGAFSHSLGFESAVKQGHIRNHESFNNFITSAMENAGSSCLPFVKAGYEGSENLSAICSLDAYCDACLNNHIANRASSQQGKSLILTASEAFPDKRIGKLHQIIQERQLKGHHAVMFGALCAHLDIPLMDCLETYMFNNLKTMLASVVRLGNMGPLQAQKHQYEHQKNIRDIIARNYERTVQESCLRFPLVDIVQNTHDTLFSRLFSS from the exons ATGAGTGGATCCGGCGTTTCTAGGCTAGTCACAATCCTCCAACTTGCTGACACAG GATTTCCAACTGGAGCCTTTTCACACAGCCTGGGCTTTGAGTCAGCAGTAAAGCAAGGCCATATACGGAACCATGAGTCATTCAACAATTTCATCACTTCTGCAATGGAAAATGCAG gTTCCTCTTGTTTGCCCTTTGTGAAAGCGGGATATGAAGGGAGCGAGAATCTATCAGCTATCTGCTCTCTGGATGCTTACTGTGATGCGTGCCTGAATAATCACATAGCCAACAGAGCCAGCTCACAACAG GGAAAGTCTCTAATACTGACAGCTAGTGAAGCATTCCCAGACAAGAGAATTGGAAAACTACAC CAAATCATACAGGAAAGACAGTTGAAGGGTCACCATGCCGTCATGTTTGGCGCCCTCTGTGCCCACCTTGATATACCTCTGATGGACTGTCTAGAGACGTACATGTTCAATAATCTAAAAACCATGCTAGCCAGTGTGGTGAGACTTGGTAACATGGGCCCTCTACAG GCTCAAAAGCATCAATATGAGCACCAGAAGAACATTAGAGACATCATAGCAAG AAATTATGAGAGGACCGTTCAAGAGAGCTGCCTCCGATTTCCTCTGGTGGACATTGTACAGAACACTCACGACACTCTCTTCTCCAGGCTCTTCTCCTCCTGA
- the LOC140232311 gene encoding alpha-N-acetylgalactosaminide alpha-2,6-sialyltransferase 3-like yields the protein MLDFISAPTARIIVVSLLVFSCLLVLCVHLTPSSEGHPRRVRLVGRYPTEKEVISRFYHVHNLPPMNIDLKARYEKRRNLVRYGRRKLQARQSATRPFRQATTDQQEDTGDLRDYLPLLTNKDHGLDLQCGSCSLVANSGYQRQGSMGREIDQSECVFRMGVAPTIGYERDVGRKTTVRVVPHTSVSSLAARSDSLLAQRPSPSHLVFHGPEHVYSSPSILAQLQKIEGANPDVQLYRASAAVEHRADTEFLRHAGKSRFNSSAEFSTNMYALLVMKDMCSSITVYGMLPRSFCSDNPGNKVAFSYYKDPTLTECDMYDFQENVAVGNQPLLAEKRVFESWRTDGSIQFVHPSWE from the exons ATGCTTGACTTCATCTCAGCTCCGACAGCGAGAATCATTGTCGTCTCGCTGCTAGTCTTCTCCTGTCTTCTGGTGCTGTGTGTCCACCTGACTCCGTCCAGCGAGGGTCATCCGCGGAGGGTCAGGCTCGTCGGACGCTACCCCACGGAGAAGGAGGTCATTAGCCGCTTCTATCATGTCCACAATCTTCCACCGATGAACATTGATTTGAAG GCTCGCTATGAAAAAAGAAGGAACCTAGTCCGGTACGGCAGGAGAAAGCTCCAGGCACGCCAGTCGGCCACACGACCATTCCGTCAAGCCACGACTGACCAACAGGAAGACACAGGTGATCTCAGAGACTACCTCCCTCTGCTGACCAACAAAGACCATGGGCTTGACCTCCAGTGTGGGTCATGCTCTCTGGTAGCCAACTCGG GTTACCAGAGACAGGGCTCAATGGGCAgggaaattgaccaatcagagtgCGTCTTCAGGATGGGAGTGGCCCCGACCATTGGCTACGAGAGAGACGTCGGCCGCAAGACGACTGTCCGAGTGGTACCCCACACAAG CGTGTCATCTTTGGCAGCGAGATCGGATTCTCTCCTCGCCCAGCGGCCCAGCCCCTCACACCTCGTCTTCCATGGCCCCGAGCACGTTTATTCCAGCCCGTCCATCTTGGCGCAGCTCCAGAAAATAGAGGGCGCCAATCCGGATGTCCAGCTCTACCGCGCCTCGGCTGCCGTAGAGCACAGGGCAGACACCGAGTTCCTCAGACATGCCGGGAAGTCCAG GTTTAACAGCAGTGCAGAGTTTTCCACCAATATGTATGCACTCCTCGTCATGAAGGACATGTGCTCTAGTATCACGGTCTATGGAATGCTACCCAGATCATTCTGCAG TGACAACCCTGGAAATAAAGTTGCGTTCAGCTACTACAAGGACCCAACCCTCACTGAGTGTGACATGTACGACTTCCAAGAGAATGTTGCCGTGGGCAACCAGCCCCTCCTTGCGGAGAAACGGGTCTTTGAGAGTTGGAGGACCGATGGTAGCATCCAGTTTGTGCATCCCTCGTGGGAGTGA